One window of the Salvia miltiorrhiza cultivar Shanhuang (shh) chromosome 6, IMPLAD_Smil_shh, whole genome shotgun sequence genome contains the following:
- the LOC130988447 gene encoding putative GATA transcription factor 22 — protein MNLNSPPPSHFPMHQITSHDNDHEHPFLPNRSSSVSCHFFFDPTRDHAGFYDHPQLYQPTHHIAGDQNYGYHGGSAYETKSVDESSLKLTLWKKEDDDELQISSNNNSNPMRWMSSKMRVMQKMKKTDHDRAAAVKTTAQQPSSSSAETDLSSNSSSYNNNSPIRVCSDCNTTKTPLWRSGPKGPKSLCNACGIRQRKARRAMAAAANGAAANGGGQPPAMKIKLQQKGKNGQAASQLKKRCKTSAVAAAAAGGNVQKRIGFEDFLINLSKNLAFHRVFPDDEKDAAILLMALSSGLVNG, from the exons ATGAACTTAAACTCTCCCCCTCCTTCACATTTTCCTATGCACCAAATTACTAGTCATGACAATGATCATGAGCACCCCTTCCTCCCAAATCGATCCTCTTCTGTCTCTTGTCATTTTTTCTTCGATCCCACTCGCGATCACGCCGGATTCTACGATCATCCCCAACTCTACCAACCTACTCATCATATCGCG GGTGATCAGAACTACGGGTACCACGGCGGATCAGCATACGAGACGAAGAGCGTGGACGAGAGCAGCCTCAAGTTAACCTTATGGAAgaaagaagatgatgatgagcTCCAAATTAGcagtaataataatagtaacCCTATGAGATGGATGTCTTCGAAGATGAGGGTGATgcagaagatgaagaagacgGATCATGATCGCGCTGCCGCGGTTAAGACGACGGCACAGCAGCCTTCGTCGTCATCTGCGGAGACCGACTTGAGCAGCAACAGTTCCTCTTACAACAATAACAGTCCAATTAGGGTTTGCTCCGACTGCAACACTACCAAGACCCCTCTCTGGAGAAGTGGTCCCAAAGGCCCTAAG TCGCTATGCAATGCGTGTGGTATCAGGCAGAGGAAAGCGAGGCGAGCCATGGCCGCAGCGGCCAATGGCGCGGCTGCTAACGGCGGCGGTCAGCCACCGGCAATGAAAATCAAGCTGCAGCAGAAAGGGAAGAACGGGCAGGCCGCGTCGCAGCTGAAGAAACGGTGCAAGACATCGGctgtggcggcggcggcagcgggtGGGAACGTGCAGAAACGGATTGGTTTCGAGGATTTCTTGATAAACTTGAGCAAGAATTTGGCGTTTCACAGAGTGTTTCCAGACGACGAGAAGGATGCTGCGATCTTGCTCATGGCTCTATCTTCTGGCCTCGTTAatggttga